A genomic stretch from Pelmatolapia mariae isolate MD_Pm_ZW unplaced genomic scaffold, Pm_UMD_F_2 NODE_ptg000396l+_length_56713_cov_1, whole genome shotgun sequence includes:
- the LOC134623103 gene encoding tripartite motif-containing protein 16-like — protein sequence MHAEGSCETLSSLLSSQPSSLRQLDLSNNDLKDSGVKVLSSGLKSPYCELETLRLSGCLVTEEGCKSLVSAFSSSSSHLKELDLSYNNPGEAGVKMLEQLRLDTLRVEPAGVRWLRPGLRKYSCQLTIDTNTVNTKLQLSDNNRKVTHVEEVQSYPDHPDRFDVCEQLLCRDGLTGRCYWEVEWTRRAWISVSYRGIKREGRSDECVFGGNDQSWSLFCSDHYSSVWHNNRETSISSSISSSSSVSNRVGLYVDCPAGTLSFYRVSSDSLIHLHTFNTTFTEPLYPGFGSWDPSDGLKKSILSGYAVVFIVTIFVSFFNKLLLSCHRLSESQTKFGSSFYNKNISSSSLLHLCAAHLLPIAISPPSGYIQATIFISTTTI from the exons atgcatgcag AGGGAAGCTGTGAAACTCTGTCTTCACTACTCAGCTCCCAGCCCTCTAGTTTGAGACAGCTtgacctgagtaacaatgacCTGAAGGACTCTGGAGTGAAAGTTTTGTCTTCTGGACTGAAAAGTCCATACTGTGAACTGGAAACACTCAG GCTGTCAGGCTGCCTGGTCACAGAGGAAGGTTGCAAGTCTCTGGTCTCAGCTTTTAGCTCCAGTTCTTCCCATCtgaaagagctggacctgagctacaataaCCCAGGAGAGGCAGGAGTGAAGATGCTTGAGCAGCTAAGACTGGACACTCTGAG ggtggagcctgctggagtccgatggttgagaccaggtctgaggaagt attcctgtcaactcacaatcgacacaaacacagtgaacacaaagctccaactgtctgacaacaacaggaaggtgacacatgtggaggaggttcagtcatatcctgatcatccagacagatttgatgtttgtgaacagctgctgtgtagagatggtctgactggtcgctgttactgggaagTCGAGTGGACGAGGAGGGCTTggatatcagtgagttacagaggAATCAAAAGGGAAGGAAGGAgtgatgagtgtgtgtttggtggaaatgatcagtcctggagtctttTCTGTTCTGATCATTATTCCTCTGTGTGGCACAATAACAGAGaaacatccatctcctcctccatctcctcctcctcctctgtctctaacagagtaggactgtatgtggactgtcctgctggcactctgtccttctacagagtctcctctgactctctgatccacctccacaccttcaacaccacattcactgaacctcTTTATCCTGGATTTGGGTCCTGGGATCCATCGGATGGTTTGAAAAAAAGTATCTTATCAGGATatgctgttgttttcattgttaccatttttgtgtctttttttaacaaactaCTTTTATCTTGCCATCGTTTGTCAGAGAGTCAAACTAAATTTGGTTCATCTTTctacaataaaaacatatcTTCATCTTCATTATT